From Xiphophorus hellerii strain 12219 chromosome 20, Xiphophorus_hellerii-4.1, whole genome shotgun sequence, the proteins below share one genomic window:
- the LOC116710766 gene encoding LOW QUALITY PROTEIN: protein Wnt-2b-like (The sequence of the model RefSeq protein was modified relative to this genomic sequence to represent the inferred CDS: deleted 2 bases in 1 codon) — translation MGQRGNIMPSPFLFCSYFIFTPRVDSSWWYIGALGARVICDNIPGLVNKQRQLCQRHPDLMQSISEGANEWIKECQHQFRYHRWNCSTLDRDHTVFGRVMLRSSREAAFVYAISSAGVVYAITRACSQGDLKICNCDSLKRGQARDDKGYFDWGGCSDNINYGIKFAKAFVDAREKMVKDARALMNLHNNRCGRMAVKRFMKLECKCHGVSGSCSLRTCWLAMSDFRRTGDYLRKKYNTAIEVTMNQDGTGFRVADRDFQGTTKNELVYVENSPDYCVRDRMAGSLGTAGRVCNKSSRGTDGCEVMCCGRGYDTMRSNAVTKCECKFKWCCAVECKDCEDVVDIHTCKPHKRPDWLDIT, via the exons ATGGGTCAAAGAGGCAACATCATGCCAAGCCCATTTTTATTCTGCTCCTACTTCATTTTCACACCCAGAGTTGATTCATCGTGGTG GTACATCGGAGCACTGGGTGCTCGGGTGATCTGTGACAacattcccggcctggtgaacAAGCAGCGGCAGCTCTGCCAGCGGCACCCGGACCTGATGCAGTCCATTAGCGAGGGGGCCAACGAGTGGATCAAAGAGTGCCAGCACCAGTTCAGATACCACCGCTGGAACTGCAGCACGCTGGACCGAGATCACACTGTGTTTGGCAGGGTGATGTTGCGAA GCagcagagaagcagcatttGTTTACGCCATTTCTTCAGCTGGAGTGGTCTACGCCATTACAAGGGCCTGCAGTCAGGGCGATCTTAAAATCTGCAACTGTGACAGTCTCAAGCGGGGTCAAGCGAGAGACGACAAGGGCTACTTTGACTGGGGGGGATGTAGCGATAACATCAACTATGGCATCAAATTTGCCAAGGCCTTCGTGGATGCTAGAGAAAAGATGGTGAAGGATGCGCGAGCGCTGATGAACCTCCACAACAACCGATGTGGTCGGATg GCAGTGAAGCGCTTTATGAAGCTGGAGTGCAAGTGTCACGGGGTCAGTGGTTCCTGTTCTCTGAGAACCTGTTGGCTGGCTATGTCTGACTTCAGGCGAACCGGGGACTACCTTCGGAAGAAGTACAACACGGCCATTGAAGTGACGATGAACCAGGATGGGACTGGCTTTAGGGTGGCTGACAGGGACTTCCAGGGAACCACCAAGAATGAACTGGTGTATGTGGAGAACTCCCCAGATTACTGTGTCAGGGACCGGATGGCAG GCTCTTTGGGGACTGCTGGCAGAGTGTGCAACAAGTCCTCAAGAGGCACAGATGGCTGTGAGGTCATGTGCTGTGGACGAGGCTACGACACCATGCGC TCAAACGCTGTTACCAAGTGTGAATGCAAGTTCAAGTGGTGCTGCGCAGTGGAGTGCAAAGACTGTGAGGACGTAGTGGACATTCACACCTGCAAACCGCACAAGAGGCCCGATTGGTTGGACATAACTTAG